A section of the Streptomyces sp. NBC_00178 genome encodes:
- a CDS encoding small secreted protein, with protein MNKKLAAALSGSAVLVLALSGCSDDSDNKVNDWAKKVCDQVQPQLQKIANANAAIQQQTADNSKPVDVQKTDSAAFQQISQAYKALGSAVESAGAPPVDGGDTTQKEAVKELNASSVAYANLKTKVDALDTKDQAKFADGLKGIADELNKISTNGDQALKKLQSGEVGSAMAKQKGCQKPTASAPPASAPSAPAPASKQASPSASATAKA; from the coding sequence GTGAACAAGAAGCTTGCAGCCGCACTGTCCGGCAGTGCGGTACTCGTACTGGCACTGTCGGGTTGCAGCGACGACAGCGACAACAAGGTGAATGACTGGGCGAAGAAGGTCTGCGACCAGGTTCAGCCGCAGCTCCAGAAGATCGCCAACGCCAATGCCGCGATCCAGCAGCAGACGGCCGACAACAGCAAGCCCGTCGACGTCCAGAAGACGGACTCGGCGGCCTTCCAGCAGATCTCGCAGGCGTACAAGGCACTCGGTTCCGCCGTCGAGTCGGCGGGCGCGCCGCCCGTGGACGGTGGCGACACCACGCAGAAGGAGGCCGTGAAGGAGCTCAACGCCTCCTCCGTGGCCTACGCGAACCTGAAGACGAAGGTCGACGCGCTCGACACGAAGGACCAGGCGAAGTTCGCCGACGGTCTCAAGGGCATCGCCGACGAGCTGAACAAGATCAGCACCAACGGAGACCAGGCGCTGAAGAAGCTGCAGTCCGGCGAGGTCGGATCCGCGATGGCGAAGCAGAAGGGCTGCCAGAAGCCGACGGCCTCCGCGCCGCCCGCCTCCGCGCCGTCCGCTCCCGCTCCCGCGTCCAAGCAGGCGTCGCCCTCGGCCTCCGCGACCGCGAAGGCCTGA
- a CDS encoding sodium-translocating pyrophosphatase, translating to MAEFFNTPMAELAHVSVPSGRLNPLAAAVLTDGNRLIVVVIAVVALAALIVAQLLVRQVLAAGEGTERMKEIAAAVQEGANAYLARQLRTVGVFAVAVFFLLMLLPADNWSQRVGRSLFFLVGALFSAATGYIGMRLAVRSNVRVAAAAREATPAEGEPHKDLTAVSHKAMKIAFRTGGVVGMITVGLGLLGASCVVLVYAADAPKVLEGFGLGAALIAMFMRVGGGIFTKAADVGADLVGKVEQGIPEDDPRNAATIADNVGDNVGDCAGMAADLFESYAVTLVAALILGKAAFGDAGLAFPLIVPAIGVITAMVGIFAVAPRRTDRSGMSAINRGFFVSAVISLVLVAVAVFVYLPSSYAGLDGVTDAAVSSHGGDPRVFALVAVAIGIVLAALIQQLTGYFTETTRRPVRDIGKSSLTGPATVVLAGVSIGLESAVYTALLIGLGVYGAFLLGGTSIMLALFAVALAGTGLLTTVGVIVAMDTFGPVSDNAQGIAEMSGDVTGAGAQVLTDLDAVGNTTKAITKGIAIATAVLAAAALFGSYRDAIATAVDDVGARAGELGLSLDISQPNNLVGLILGAAVVFLFSGLAINAVSRSAGAVVYEVRRQFRERPGIMDFTEKPEYGRVVDICTKDALRELATPGLLAVLAPIAVGFTLGVGALGSYLAGAIATGTLMAVFLANSGGAWDNAKKLVEDGHHGGKGSEAHAATVIGDTVGDPFKDTAGPAINPLLKVMNLVALLIAPAVVQFSYGDDASPWIRALVAVIAIAVIVGAVYVSKRRGVTVGDDDNSGGGGNSGGEGPVVSTDPAALS from the coding sequence ATGGCGGAGTTCTTCAACACCCCAATGGCAGAACTGGCGCACGTTTCCGTACCTTCCGGCCGGCTCAACCCACTCGCGGCAGCTGTGCTGACCGATGGCAACCGGCTGATCGTCGTGGTCATCGCGGTGGTGGCCCTCGCCGCGCTGATCGTCGCCCAGCTGCTCGTACGCCAGGTCCTGGCGGCCGGCGAGGGCACCGAACGCATGAAAGAGATCGCGGCAGCCGTCCAGGAGGGTGCCAACGCCTATCTGGCCCGGCAGCTGCGAACCGTCGGTGTCTTCGCCGTCGCCGTGTTCTTCCTGCTCATGCTCCTCCCGGCCGACAACTGGTCGCAGCGTGTGGGGCGCTCCTTGTTCTTCCTGGTGGGTGCGCTCTTTTCGGCGGCCACCGGATACATCGGGATGCGGCTCGCCGTACGCAGCAATGTGCGTGTGGCCGCCGCCGCGCGTGAGGCGACTCCCGCCGAAGGAGAACCGCACAAAGATCTGACCGCCGTTTCGCACAAGGCCATGAAGATCGCTTTCCGCACGGGTGGCGTGGTCGGAATGATCACGGTGGGCCTCGGGCTGCTGGGCGCCTCCTGCGTGGTCCTCGTGTACGCCGCCGACGCGCCCAAGGTGCTGGAGGGGTTCGGCCTCGGTGCGGCGCTGATCGCGATGTTCATGAGGGTCGGGGGCGGAATCTTCACCAAGGCCGCCGACGTCGGTGCCGACCTCGTGGGCAAGGTGGAGCAGGGCATCCCCGAGGACGATCCGCGCAACGCCGCCACCATCGCGGACAACGTGGGCGACAACGTCGGGGACTGCGCGGGAATGGCGGCCGACCTCTTCGAGTCGTACGCCGTCACGCTCGTCGCCGCGCTCATCCTGGGCAAGGCGGCCTTCGGGGATGCCGGGCTCGCCTTCCCGCTGATCGTTCCGGCGATCGGTGTGATCACCGCGATGGTGGGGATCTTCGCCGTGGCGCCCCGGCGGACCGACCGCAGCGGGATGAGCGCCATCAACCGCGGGTTCTTCGTCTCCGCCGTGATCTCCCTGGTCCTGGTGGCCGTCGCGGTCTTCGTCTACCTGCCGTCCTCGTACGCCGGCCTGGACGGGGTCACCGACGCCGCCGTCTCCTCGCACGGCGGTGACCCGCGTGTCTTCGCCCTCGTCGCCGTGGCCATCGGGATCGTGCTCGCGGCCCTGATCCAGCAGCTGACCGGCTACTTCACCGAGACCACCCGGCGCCCTGTCCGGGACATCGGGAAGTCCTCGCTGACCGGCCCGGCGACCGTCGTCCTGGCCGGGGTCTCCATCGGCCTGGAGTCCGCCGTCTACACGGCGCTCCTGATCGGCCTCGGGGTCTACGGGGCGTTCCTGCTCGGGGGGACGTCGATCATGCTGGCGCTCTTCGCGGTGGCCCTGGCGGGTACCGGTCTGCTCACCACCGTGGGCGTCATCGTCGCGATGGACACCTTCGGCCCGGTGTCGGACAACGCCCAGGGCATCGCCGAGATGTCGGGAGACGTCACGGGCGCCGGCGCCCAGGTCCTGACCGACCTCGACGCCGTGGGCAACACGACCAAGGCGATCACCAAGGGCATCGCCATCGCCACGGCCGTCCTGGCGGCCGCGGCGCTCTTCGGTTCCTATCGGGACGCCATCGCGACGGCGGTCGACGACGTGGGCGCCCGGGCCGGGGAGCTCGGGCTGAGTCTGGACATCTCGCAGCCGAACAACCTGGTCGGCCTGATCCTCGGAGCCGCGGTCGTCTTCCTGTTCTCCGGGCTGGCCATCAACGCGGTCTCCCGTTCCGCCGGGGCCGTGGTCTACGAGGTGCGACGGCAGTTCCGCGAGCGCCCGGGAATCATGGACTTCACGGAGAAGCCGGAGTACGGCCGTGTGGTCGACATCTGCACCAAGGACGCGCTGCGCGAGCTGGCCACGCCCGGGCTCCTCGCCGTTCTGGCTCCCATCGCGGTGGGGTTCACCCTGGGTGTGGGCGCTCTCGGCTCGTACCTCGCGGGGGCGATCGCCACGGGCACGCTCATGGCGGTCTTCCTCGCCAACTCCGGCGGAGCCTGGGACAACGCGAAGAAGCTCGTGGAGGACGGTCATCACGGCGGCAAGGGCAGTGAGGCGCACGCGGCGACGGTGATCGGGGACACGGTCGGCGACCCGTTCAAGGACACGGCGGGCCCGGCGATCAACCCGCTTCTCAAGGTGATGAACCTCGTCGCCCTGCTCATCGCCCCGGCGGTGGTGCAGTTCAGTTACGGAGATGACGCGAGCCCGTGGATCCGGGCGCTCGTGGCCGTCATCGCGATCGCCGTGATCGTCGGCGCGGTCTACGTGTCCAAGCGCCGGGGCGTCACCGTGGGGGACGACGACAATTCCGGCGGGGGCGGCAACAGCGGCGGGGAGGGCCCGGTCGTATCCACCGATCCCGCCGCCCTTTCATGA
- a CDS encoding NUDIX hydrolase — protein sequence MRFRLAAYAVCVENGWVLLARHVPPMGESTWTLPGGRVEHGEDPFDAVIREVAEETGCVAVVDRLLGIDSRIIPAAEARAGVEHQNVGVFYRVRITGGRLRPELNGEIAETVWTKAADVAGLRRSSLVDVGLTLAEALPATGHVAPIPVGGLIRH from the coding sequence ATGCGTTTTCGGTTGGCGGCGTACGCCGTGTGTGTCGAGAACGGGTGGGTGCTGCTCGCCCGCCACGTACCGCCGATGGGCGAAAGCACCTGGACCCTGCCGGGCGGCCGTGTGGAGCACGGCGAAGATCCGTTCGATGCGGTCATTCGGGAGGTTGCCGAGGAGACCGGCTGTGTCGCCGTGGTGGATCGGCTGCTGGGCATCGACTCACGGATCATTCCAGCGGCCGAAGCGCGTGCGGGAGTAGAGCATCAGAATGTCGGCGTCTTCTACCGGGTCCGCATCACCGGTGGTCGGCTGCGGCCTGAGCTGAACGGCGAGATAGCCGAGACGGTGTGGACCAAGGCCGCCGACGTCGCCGGCCTGCGCAGGTCATCACTGGTCGACGTCGGCCTCACCCTGGCCGAGGCCCTTCCCGCCACCGGCCACGTCGCGCCCATCCCGGTCGGCGGCCTGATCCGGCACTAG
- a CDS encoding ATP-binding protein, with amino-acid sequence MPTVELRFSAQPEHVRTARLVAAAVARRAGVDEAVLDEVRLAVGEACSRAVGLHRSHDITAPVTVILTEEEKAFSIEVGDGLSSSGGAATSSGASSGGGPDDPEADADSEDEMGLAVISGLVDDMEVLSGEDGGVIRMTWPTVPATVLP; translated from the coding sequence ATGCCAACCGTTGAACTCCGCTTCAGCGCCCAGCCTGAACACGTCAGGACGGCTCGCCTTGTGGCGGCCGCCGTGGCACGTAGGGCAGGCGTCGACGAGGCGGTGCTCGACGAGGTCAGACTTGCCGTCGGTGAGGCATGCAGCCGTGCTGTCGGTCTCCATCGGAGCCATGACATCACCGCGCCGGTGACGGTCATCCTGACCGAGGAGGAGAAAGCGTTCTCCATCGAGGTCGGCGACGGACTGTCCAGCTCGGGCGGTGCAGCCACGTCCTCAGGTGCTTCCAGCGGTGGGGGCCCCGATGATCCGGAGGCCGACGCCGACAGTGAGGACGAGATGGGCCTTGCCGTCATCAGCGGGCTGGTCGACGACATGGAAGTACTCTCGGGCGAGGACGGCGGCGTCATTCGCATGACCTGGCCTACCGTTCCCGCCACTGTTCTTCCCTAG
- a CDS encoding STAS domain-containing protein, translating to MDLSLSTRNVSGPGGDRTVVEVGGEIDVYTAPKLREQLVELVNDGSYHLVVDMEGVDFLDSTGLGVLVGGLKRVRAHEGSLRLVCNQERILKIFRITGLTKVFPIHTTVDEAVAATD from the coding sequence GTGGACCTGTCCCTGTCGACTCGCAATGTGTCCGGCCCTGGTGGCGACCGTACGGTCGTCGAGGTCGGTGGCGAGATTGATGTGTATACCGCGCCCAAGCTGCGCGAGCAGTTGGTCGAGTTGGTGAATGACGGCAGCTACCACCTGGTTGTCGACATGGAAGGCGTCGACTTTCTCGACTCCACCGGACTCGGCGTGCTCGTGGGCGGCTTGAAGCGTGTCCGGGCCCATGAGGGCTCGCTGCGCCTGGTGTGCAACCAGGAGCGCATTCTCAAGATTTTCCGGATCACTGGTCTGACCAAGGTGTTTCCCATCCACACCACGGTCGACGAGGCTGTCGCGGCGACCGACTAG